One Streptomyces sp. L2 genomic window carries:
- a CDS encoding APC family permease, producing the protein MVNVDHAAAPVATKDPGGGLRRDVGLIGLMWASVGSIIGSGWLFGAQEAVVVAGPAAIISWVIGAVAIVLLALVHAELGGMFPVAGGTARYPHYAFGGLAGMSFGWFSWLQAATVAPIEVEAMVGYAKHWKWADGLQHADGTLSTSGFTAAVVLMAIFVAVNFFGVRALAHTNSAATWWKIAVPLAAIFIIAIGNFHPGNFTSEGFAPFGAKGVLGAISSSGIIFALLGFEQAIQLAGESRNPKRDLPRATLGSVAIGAVIYILLQVVFILALPHATFAHGWAKLDFPGISGPWAGLATMVGLGWLGFVLYVDAIISPGGTGLIYTTATSRVSFGLAKNGYAPKLFAKTDSRGVPWFGLIMSFVTGVICFLPFPSWQQLVGFITSASVLMYAGAPLAYGVFADRLPGHERPYRLPGGKIISPLSFVVANLIIYWAGWDTLWRLGFAILLGYVLLGSYAWYAIRKGLPDAPRLDFKAAQWLPAYLVGIGVISWQGGFGGQGHIGLWWDIAVVAAFSIGIYYWAKATASKPEQIQRDIEEVVVTDAPAH; encoded by the coding sequence ATGGTGAATGTCGACCATGCAGCCGCGCCCGTAGCCACGAAGGACCCGGGCGGCGGTCTACGCCGCGACGTCGGGCTGATCGGTCTGATGTGGGCCTCCGTGGGCTCCATCATCGGGTCCGGCTGGCTCTTCGGTGCCCAGGAGGCGGTCGTGGTGGCCGGCCCCGCGGCGATCATCTCGTGGGTGATCGGCGCGGTGGCCATCGTGCTGCTGGCACTCGTGCACGCCGAACTCGGCGGCATGTTCCCGGTCGCCGGCGGTACCGCCCGCTACCCGCACTACGCCTTCGGCGGCCTGGCCGGCATGTCGTTCGGCTGGTTCTCCTGGCTCCAGGCCGCGACCGTCGCACCGATCGAGGTCGAGGCCATGGTCGGCTACGCGAAGCACTGGAAGTGGGCCGACGGGCTGCAGCACGCCGACGGCACCCTCAGCACCAGCGGCTTCACCGCCGCTGTCGTCCTGATGGCGATCTTCGTCGCCGTCAACTTCTTCGGTGTCCGCGCCCTGGCGCACACCAACAGCGCCGCCACCTGGTGGAAGATCGCCGTCCCGCTCGCGGCGATCTTCATCATCGCGATCGGCAACTTCCACCCGGGCAACTTCACCTCCGAGGGCTTCGCCCCGTTCGGAGCCAAGGGCGTCCTCGGCGCGATCAGCTCCAGCGGCATCATCTTCGCGCTGCTCGGCTTCGAGCAGGCGATCCAGCTGGCCGGTGAGAGCCGCAACCCCAAGCGGGACCTGCCGCGCGCGACCCTCGGCTCGGTCGCGATCGGCGCCGTGATCTACATCCTGCTCCAGGTCGTGTTCATCCTCGCGCTGCCGCACGCCACGTTCGCGCACGGCTGGGCCAAGCTCGACTTCCCGGGTATCAGCGGCCCCTGGGCCGGTCTCGCCACCATGGTGGGCCTCGGCTGGCTGGGCTTCGTCCTGTACGTCGACGCGATCATCTCTCCCGGAGGCACCGGCCTGATCTACACCACGGCCACCTCCCGGGTCTCCTTCGGCCTCGCCAAGAACGGCTACGCGCCGAAGCTGTTCGCCAAGACGGACTCCCGCGGTGTGCCGTGGTTCGGTCTGATCATGTCGTTCGTCACCGGTGTGATCTGCTTCCTGCCGTTCCCGAGCTGGCAGCAGCTGGTCGGCTTCATCACCTCGGCGAGCGTGCTGATGTACGCGGGCGCCCCGCTGGCGTACGGCGTCTTCGCCGACCGGCTGCCGGGTCACGAGCGCCCGTACCGGCTGCCCGGCGGCAAGATCATCTCGCCGCTGTCCTTCGTGGTCGCCAACCTGATCATCTACTGGGCCGGCTGGGACACCCTGTGGCGGCTCGGCTTCGCGATCCTGCTCGGCTACGTGCTGCTCGGCTCGTACGCCTGGTACGCCATCCGCAAGGGCCTGCCCGACGCGCCCCGGCTGGACTTCAAGGCCGCGCAGTGGCTGCCGGCGTACCTCGTGGGCATCGGCGTGATCTCCTGGCAGGGCGGCTTCGGCGGCCAGGGCCACATCGGCCTGTGGTGGGACATCGCGGTCGTCGCGGCCTTCTCGATCGGCATCTACTACTGGGCCAAGGCCACCGCCTCCAAGCCCGAGCAGATCCAGCGTGACATCGAGGAAGTCGTGGTCACGGACGCCCCGGCGCACTGA
- a CDS encoding YbaK/EbsC family protein, with protein MRAPIGNFDTATPAPDCLDALIAPVADAVRHWQGGVPAERILYVDTEPEWADTAVFVEHYGSDLVERSANCVVVAGKRGGGTTLAACLVLSTTRADVNGLVRRQLGARKASFASMDTATGETGMEYGGITPVGLPSGWPLFVDPAVIDLPYVLVGSGRRRGKLLVPGKAFAELPGAVVLEGLGLGLA; from the coding sequence ATGCGCGCACCGATCGGAAACTTCGACACCGCCACCCCCGCCCCGGACTGCCTCGACGCCCTGATCGCTCCCGTCGCCGACGCCGTACGCCACTGGCAGGGAGGCGTCCCCGCCGAGCGGATCCTCTACGTCGACACCGAACCGGAGTGGGCCGACACCGCCGTCTTCGTCGAGCACTACGGCAGCGACCTGGTGGAGCGGTCCGCGAACTGCGTGGTGGTCGCGGGCAAGCGGGGCGGCGGGACCACGCTCGCCGCGTGCCTGGTGCTGTCCACCACGCGGGCCGACGTCAACGGTCTCGTCCGCCGTCAACTGGGCGCCCGCAAGGCGTCGTTCGCCTCGATGGACACGGCGACCGGCGAGACCGGCATGGAGTACGGCGGCATCACACCGGTCGGACTGCCCTCCGGCTGGCCGCTGTTCGTGGACCCGGCGGTGATCGACCTGCCGTACGTCCTCGTGGGCAGCGGCCGCCGCCGGGGCAAGCTGCTGGTGCCCGGCAAGGCGTTCGCCGAACTGCCGGGAGCGGTGGTGCTGGAGGGACTCGGGCTCGGGCTCGCCTGA
- a CDS encoding CoA-binding protein has translation MYGDEATIRRILTELGDTWAVVGLSSNQRRAAYGVARVLQRFGKRVVPVHPKAETVHGERGYASLADVPFAVDVVDVFVNSELAGAVADEAVAKGAKAVWFQLGVVDEAAQERTRAAGLDMVMDRCPAIEIPLLG, from the coding sequence GTGTACGGCGACGAAGCGACCATCCGCAGGATCCTGACCGAGCTGGGTGACACCTGGGCGGTGGTCGGCCTGTCCTCGAACCAGCGGCGGGCGGCCTACGGGGTGGCCCGGGTGCTCCAGCGGTTCGGCAAGCGGGTCGTGCCGGTGCACCCGAAGGCGGAGACGGTGCACGGCGAGCGTGGCTACGCCTCCCTCGCGGACGTCCCTTTCGCGGTGGACGTCGTCGACGTCTTCGTCAACAGCGAGCTGGCCGGCGCGGTCGCCGACGAGGCCGTGGCGAAGGGCGCGAAGGCGGTGTGGTTCCAGCTCGGGGTCGTCGACGAGGCCGCTCAGGAGCGGACCCGGGCAGCCGGTCTGGACATGGTGATGGACCGCTGCCCGGCGATCGAAATTCCCCTCCTGGGATAG
- a CDS encoding cation diffusion facilitator family transporter produces the protein MTDRHTHRHDHDDHRHGHAHHHGHAHHHGHAHPRPHPAAGLRHRLAHLFAPHSHESADKLDTALESSARGMRALWVSLAVLGATAAAQGVVVALSGSVALLGDSVHNAADALTAVPLGIAFVLGRRAATRRFTYGYGRAEDLAGLVIVLTIAVSAAFAAWTAAVRLLDPRPVEHVPAVAVAALVGFAGNEWVARYRMRVGREIGSAALVADGLHARTDGFASLAVLLGAGGAALGWRLADPVVGLLITAAIALVLRDAAREVFRRMMDAVDPELVDRAERAVRGVPGVREVGELRLRWIGHRLRAELAVVVDGDVTVREAHAVAVDAEHALLHAVPRLTAALVHADPAPAPGETDPHLALAHHLTA, from the coding sequence GTGACCGACCGGCACACCCACCGCCACGACCACGACGACCATCGTCACGGGCACGCCCATCATCACGGGCACGCCCATCATCACGGGCACGCCCACCCCCGTCCGCACCCCGCCGCCGGCCTCCGGCACCGGCTGGCCCATCTGTTCGCCCCCCACTCGCACGAGAGCGCCGACAAGCTGGACACGGCGCTTGAGTCGTCCGCGCGCGGCATGCGGGCGCTGTGGGTGTCGCTGGCCGTGCTGGGCGCGACCGCCGCCGCCCAGGGGGTGGTGGTCGCGCTGTCCGGGTCGGTGGCGCTGCTCGGGGACTCGGTGCACAACGCCGCCGACGCGCTGACGGCCGTACCGCTGGGCATCGCCTTCGTACTGGGCCGACGGGCGGCGACCCGGCGCTTCACCTACGGCTACGGGCGCGCGGAGGACCTGGCGGGGCTCGTGATCGTGCTGACCATCGCCGTGTCCGCCGCCTTCGCCGCCTGGACGGCCGCCGTACGGCTGCTGGACCCGCGGCCGGTCGAGCACGTGCCGGCGGTCGCGGTGGCCGCCCTCGTCGGGTTCGCGGGCAACGAGTGGGTGGCCCGGTACCGGATGCGGGTGGGGCGCGAGATCGGGTCGGCCGCGCTGGTCGCCGACGGGCTGCACGCCCGCACCGACGGGTTCGCCTCGCTGGCCGTGCTGCTGGGCGCGGGCGGTGCCGCCCTGGGATGGCGCCTGGCCGACCCGGTCGTGGGGCTGCTGATCACCGCCGCGATCGCGCTGGTGCTGCGGGACGCGGCACGGGAGGTGTTCCGGCGCATGATGGACGCCGTCGACCCGGAGCTGGTGGACCGGGCCGAGCGAGCCGTGCGGGGCGTGCCGGGCGTGCGCGAGGTGGGGGAACTGCGGCTCCGCTGGATCGGGCACCGGCTGCGGGCCGAGCTGGCGGTCGTGGTGGACGGTGACGTGACCGTGCGGGAGGCGCACGCGGTCGCCGTCGACGCCGAACACGCGCTGCTGCACGCCGTGCCGAGGCTGACGGCCGCCCTCGTGCACGCCGATCCGGCGCCGGCTCCGGGCGAGACGGACCCGCATCTGGCGCTGGCCCACCATCTGACGGCGTGA
- a CDS encoding metalloregulator ArsR/SmtB family transcription factor — protein sequence MHLSPAHHAHPRTPGAEHFTLAAELLALLGDRTRLSLMHALTAGEADVSTLTGACGAARPAVSQHLARLRLAGLVTTRKEGRRVVYGLADGHLRRLVDEALNAADHRLTERTGGGDASS from the coding sequence ATGCACCTGTCACCTGCGCATCATGCGCACCCGCGCACACCCGGCGCGGAACACTTCACGCTCGCGGCGGAACTCCTCGCGCTGCTCGGCGACCGCACCCGCCTCAGCCTGATGCACGCCCTGACGGCGGGCGAGGCCGACGTCAGCACGCTCACCGGGGCCTGCGGCGCCGCCCGGCCCGCCGTCAGCCAGCATCTGGCCCGGCTGCGCCTGGCCGGCCTGGTGACGACCCGCAAGGAGGGCCGCCGCGTGGTGTACGGCCTCGCCGACGGCCATCTGCGCCGCCTGGTCGACGAGGCGCTGAACGCCGCGGACCACCGGCTCACCGAGCGGACCGGTGGAGGGGACGCCTCCTCATGA
- a CDS encoding XRE family transcriptional regulator: MSDLELLTQSLARNVKHWRAVRGFTLDVLAARAGVSRGMLIQIEQARTNPSIGTVVKIGDALGVSVTTLLDYERGPRVRIVPADRAVRLWHTDTGSYNRLLAGTEAPGPLEMWDWRLMPGDSSPSEPHPGGTVELVHVLAGELTLTVDGEDHLVPAGASASFEANTPHVYGNRGEAPMEMIMAVSVPPVA, encoded by the coding sequence GTGTCGGACCTCGAACTCCTGACCCAATCCCTGGCGCGCAACGTCAAGCACTGGCGCGCGGTGCGCGGCTTCACCCTCGATGTGCTCGCCGCCCGGGCCGGTGTCAGTCGCGGGATGCTCATCCAGATCGAGCAGGCCCGCACCAATCCGAGCATCGGCACCGTCGTCAAGATCGGTGACGCGCTCGGCGTCAGCGTCACCACCCTGCTGGACTACGAGCGGGGCCCGCGGGTCCGCATCGTCCCCGCCGACCGGGCCGTACGGCTGTGGCACACGGACACCGGCAGCTACAACCGGCTGCTGGCCGGCACCGAGGCGCCCGGACCACTGGAGATGTGGGACTGGCGGCTGATGCCGGGGGACAGCAGCCCCTCCGAACCGCACCCCGGCGGCACTGTCGAACTGGTCCACGTCCTCGCGGGTGAACTGACGCTCACCGTGGACGGCGAGGACCACCTCGTCCCCGCCGGAGCCAGCGCCTCCTTCGAGGCGAACACGCCCCACGTCTACGGCAACCGCGGCGAGGCCCCGATGGAGATGATCATGGCGGTCTCCGTGCCGCCCGTGGCCTGA